In Virgibacillus sp. NKC19-16, a single genomic region encodes these proteins:
- the jag gene encoding RNA-binding cell elongation regulator Jag/EloR, with protein MREITASGQTVEEAVQSALEQLDTTKDQVDIEVIDEGKKGLLGFGSKRAIVKVTISKDPIQETENFIKEVTKHMNVDANISTTIEANHVTFELSGDNIAILIGKRGQTLNALQYLVHLALNKDNNQFYSVTLDAEGYRGRRKETLQSLASKMADKAIHLNKKVALEPMPAFERKIIHSSLQSRGDVSTYSDGDEPHRHIVIKP; from the coding sequence GTGAGAGAGATAACTGCTAGTGGACAAACAGTTGAAGAAGCGGTCCAATCAGCATTAGAGCAGTTAGACACAACTAAGGACCAGGTAGATATTGAAGTTATTGATGAAGGTAAAAAAGGGTTACTCGGTTTTGGATCCAAGCGCGCAATAGTAAAAGTAACAATCAGTAAAGATCCAATTCAGGAAACAGAGAATTTTATTAAAGAAGTTACGAAGCATATGAATGTAGATGCGAATATCTCAACAACCATTGAAGCGAACCATGTCACCTTTGAATTAAGTGGCGATAATATCGCTATATTAATTGGAAAGCGTGGACAGACGCTCAATGCATTGCAATATTTAGTACATCTAGCGCTTAATAAAGATAATAACCAATTTTATTCTGTTACATTGGACGCAGAAGGATACCGCGGCCGTCGAAAAGAAACACTGCAATCCTTAGCGTCGAAAATGGCGGATAAAGCAATCCATTTAAATAAAAAAGTAGCACTTGAACCAATGCCGGCATTCGAGCGAAAAATAATTCATAGTTCCCTGCAAAGTCGGGGAGACGTTTCGACGTACTCTGATGGCGATGAACCTCACCGGCATATTGTGATTAAACCGTAG
- the spoIIIJ gene encoding YidC family membrane integrase SpoIIIJ has product MRKKHILLLTLIGLVALLAGCTEINQPITEESTGIWNNWFVYPLSWFITYMAELFNENYGLAIIIVTILARLLLLPLNIKQLKSSRAMQEIQPKLQELQKQYSSKDQKTQQKLQEETMALFQKNGVNPLAGCLPIFVQMPILIAMYHAIMRTEEISTHSFLWFELGSPDPYFILPLIAGGATFFQQKLMMAGSPAANNPQMQVMLYVMPIMIGVFAIFFPAALALYWVVGNVFMVAQTLLINKPMMRNNNNNTGGDKK; this is encoded by the coding sequence TTGCGTAAGAAGCACATTTTGCTTCTGACCTTAATCGGGTTAGTAGCATTACTTGCCGGTTGTACAGAAATTAATCAACCGATAACGGAAGAAAGCACTGGAATTTGGAACAACTGGTTTGTATACCCTTTATCTTGGTTTATCACATACATGGCTGAACTGTTTAACGAAAATTATGGTTTAGCAATTATTATTGTAACGATTCTTGCCCGCTTGTTGTTGTTACCATTAAACATAAAACAACTAAAAAGTTCAAGAGCCATGCAGGAGATCCAGCCAAAGCTTCAGGAATTACAAAAACAATACAGCTCTAAAGATCAAAAAACGCAACAAAAGCTTCAAGAAGAAACGATGGCTTTATTCCAGAAAAATGGGGTAAATCCACTCGCCGGCTGTTTGCCGATTTTTGTGCAAATGCCAATATTAATCGCCATGTACCATGCGATCATGCGAACAGAGGAAATTAGTACACATAGTTTCCTATGGTTTGAGTTGGGTTCACCGGATCCTTACTTTATATTACCATTGATTGCTGGTGGGGCAACCTTTTTCCAGCAGAAATTAATGATGGCAGGAAGTCCTGCTGCAAATAATCCGCAAATGCAAGTGATGCTTTACGTGATGCCGATTATGATTGGTGTGTTTGCGATTTTCTTCCCAGCAGCATTAGCCCTGTATTGGGTAGTAGGTAACGTCTTTATGGTTGCTCAGACTCTTCTTATAAATAAACCGATGATGCGTAATAATAACAACAATACTGGAGGAGACAAAAAGTGA